One Spea bombifrons isolate aSpeBom1 chromosome 1, aSpeBom1.2.pri, whole genome shotgun sequence DNA window includes the following coding sequences:
- the APBB2 gene encoding amyloid beta precursor protein binding family B member 2 isoform X4, translating into MAERKNAKATACSSSQERPHTSLDVPLQVEFPTPKTELVQKFHVLYLGMLEVSRPVGMDIVNEAIETLMNPSDKEDWTPVILNVADATVTVIKEKDEEVLVECRVRFLSFMGVGKDVHTFAFIMDTGNQHFETHVFWCEPNAGNVSEAVQAACMLRYQKCLVARPPSQKPQPPPLPADSVTRRVTTSVKRGVLSLIDTLKQKRPVADMP; encoded by the exons ATGGCAGAAAGGAAAAACGCCAAAGCCACTGCTTGCAGCTCATCGCAGGAGCGGCCACACACGAGCCTGGATGTGCCATTGCAAG TAGAATTCCCAACACCAAAGACAGAACTCGTGCAGAAGTTCCATGTcctgtatctgggtatgttggaAGTCTCCAGGCCTGTAG GTATGGATATTGTAAATGAAGCCATTGAAACGCTTATGAACCCCTCGGACAAAGAAGACTGGACACCAGTAATTCTGAATGTGGCTGATGCGACTGTCACAGTCATCAAAGAAAAG GATGAAGAAGTCCTGGTGGAGTGCAGGGTTCGCTTCCTGTCCTTCATGGGAGTCGGGAAGGATGTGCACACATTCGCTTTCATTATGGACACCGGGAATCAGCATTTTGAGACTCATGTTTTCTGGTGTGAGCCCAATGCCGGGAATGTCTCAGAGGCTGTTCAGGCTGCTTGCATG TTACGGTATCAGAAGTGTTTGGTCGCCAGGCCTCCCTCCCAGAAGCCTCAACCACCTCCTCTTCCTGCAGACTCTGTGACCCGGAGAGTCACGACCAGCGTAAAACGTGGGGTCTTGTCCCTTATTGACACTTTGAAACAGAAACGCCCCGTCGCTGACATGCCATag